A portion of the Micromonospora vinacea genome contains these proteins:
- a CDS encoding TIGR00730 family Rossman fold protein: MAAICVFCASSRTLDQRWLDLAAETGAELARRGHTLVSGGGCVGMMGALADGARSAGGRTIGVIPQSLVDLEVADLASDELLVTDSMASRKTLMIDKSDAFLTLPGGLGTLDELFEVWTTATLALHAKPMVLIDTDGFYRPLLDWLDALADQTFLKPAGRDLLTVTTTVPEALDVLESHLT, from the coding sequence ATGGCGGCGATCTGCGTCTTCTGCGCCTCCTCTCGTACCCTCGATCAGCGCTGGTTAGACCTGGCCGCCGAGACCGGTGCGGAGCTGGCCCGGCGCGGGCACACGCTGGTCAGCGGTGGCGGCTGCGTCGGCATGATGGGCGCGCTGGCGGACGGCGCGCGCTCCGCCGGTGGCCGCACCATCGGCGTGATCCCGCAGTCGCTCGTCGATCTGGAGGTCGCCGACCTGGCCTCGGACGAGCTGCTGGTGACCGACTCGATGGCCAGCCGCAAGACCCTGATGATCGACAAGTCGGACGCCTTCCTCACCCTGCCCGGCGGGCTGGGCACCCTGGACGAGTTGTTCGAGGTCTGGACCACCGCCACCCTCGCCCTGCACGCCAAGCCGATGGTGCTGATCGACACCGACGGGTTCTACCGCCCCCTGCTGGACTGGCTGGACGCGCTGGCCGACCAGACCTTCCTCAAGCCCGCCGGCCGCGACCTCCTGACGGTCACCACCACCGTCCCCGAGGCCCTCGACGTCCTGGAATCCCACCTAACCTGA
- a CDS encoding TIGR00730 family Rossman fold protein: MSQSNGREAGRGARQERHRGAVTLRRGAIPSSTADQRLLDSRGRSDWKTKDAWRALRILAEFVEGFDTLADVPSAVSVFGSARSAPDSAECQLAERLGGALARAGYAVITGGGPGVMEAANRGASEAGGLSVGLGIELPFEQGINDWVDLAIDFRYFFARKTMFVKYAQAFVVLPGGFGTMDELFEALTLVQTGKVTRFPVVLMGVAYWQGLLDWLRDTMAATGKIGPVDLDLICLTDDVNEAVRYIVASEAALSAEQEAVREEAVARTGADQQAAAVQAAEQPRDHD; the protein is encoded by the coding sequence ATGAGCCAGAGCAACGGGCGGGAGGCCGGTCGCGGCGCGCGACAGGAGCGGCATCGCGGTGCGGTCACCCTGCGCAGAGGGGCCATCCCGAGCAGCACCGCCGACCAACGGTTGCTGGATTCCCGGGGGCGGAGCGACTGGAAGACCAAGGACGCCTGGCGCGCGCTGCGCATCCTCGCCGAGTTCGTCGAGGGTTTCGACACCCTCGCCGACGTGCCGTCGGCGGTCAGCGTCTTCGGCTCCGCGCGCAGCGCGCCGGACAGCGCCGAGTGCCAGTTGGCCGAGCGGTTGGGCGGTGCGCTGGCCCGAGCCGGCTACGCGGTGATCACCGGAGGTGGGCCCGGGGTGATGGAGGCCGCCAACCGGGGTGCCAGCGAGGCCGGTGGGCTCTCCGTGGGGCTCGGCATCGAACTTCCGTTCGAGCAGGGCATCAACGACTGGGTCGACCTGGCCATCGACTTCCGCTACTTCTTCGCCCGCAAGACGATGTTCGTCAAGTACGCCCAGGCGTTCGTCGTGCTGCCCGGCGGGTTCGGCACCATGGACGAGTTGTTCGAGGCGCTCACCCTGGTGCAGACCGGAAAGGTCACCCGGTTCCCGGTGGTGCTCATGGGGGTCGCCTACTGGCAGGGCCTGCTCGACTGGCTGCGCGACACGATGGCCGCCACCGGCAAGATCGGGCCGGTCGACCTGGACCTGATCTGCCTCACCGACGACGTCAACGAGGCGGTCCGCTACATCGTCGCCTCGGAGGCCGCGCTCTCCGCCGAGCAGGAAGCGGTCCGCGAGGAAGCCGTCGCCCGTACCGGGGCGGACCAGCAGGCCGCAGCCGTTCAGGCCGCCGAGCAGCCTCGGGACCACGACTGA
- the dapE gene encoding succinyl-diaminopimelate desuccinylase, with protein MENPLTPEVLADPVQLTRALVDIESVSLNEKAIADCVEEVLRGVPHLTTHRHGNTVMARTDLGRSQRVVLAGHLDTVPLNNNFPSTMRGDLMYGCGTSDMKSGTAYALHLAVTLPEPRYDVTYFFYEAEEIESRYNGLNLVAQAFPEWLQADFAVLLEPTYGIVEAGCQGTMRAIVTTTGERAHAARSWHGVNAIHGAGEVLRRLQAYEGRRVTIEGCDFREGLNAVRITGGVAGNVIPDHCEIEVNYRYAPDRDPVAAEAHLREVFAGFELAVTDAAAGAAPGLEAPPAKEFLAAVGAAPIGKLGWTDVARFAAMGIPALNFGPGDPNLAHHKDEHVEISKIRDGAATLHRWLAPA; from the coding sequence ATGGAGAACCCGCTGACCCCCGAGGTCCTCGCCGATCCGGTGCAGCTGACCCGCGCTCTGGTCGACATAGAGTCCGTGTCCCTCAACGAGAAGGCGATCGCCGACTGTGTCGAAGAGGTGCTGCGGGGTGTACCGCACCTGACCACCCACCGGCACGGCAACACGGTGATGGCACGTACCGACCTCGGTCGGTCGCAGCGCGTCGTGCTGGCCGGGCACCTCGACACGGTGCCGTTGAACAACAACTTCCCGTCGACGATGCGCGGCGACCTGATGTACGGCTGCGGCACCTCCGACATGAAGTCCGGCACCGCGTACGCCCTGCACCTGGCCGTGACGCTGCCCGAACCGCGCTACGACGTGACGTACTTCTTCTACGAGGCCGAGGAGATCGAGTCCCGGTACAACGGGCTCAACCTCGTCGCCCAGGCGTTCCCGGAGTGGCTGCAGGCGGACTTCGCAGTGCTGCTGGAGCCGACGTACGGCATCGTCGAGGCGGGCTGCCAGGGCACCATGCGGGCCATCGTGACGACCACGGGTGAGCGGGCGCACGCGGCGCGCTCCTGGCACGGGGTGAACGCCATCCACGGCGCCGGTGAGGTGCTGCGGCGGCTCCAGGCGTACGAGGGACGCCGGGTCACTATCGAGGGGTGTGACTTCCGCGAGGGTCTGAACGCGGTCCGGATCACCGGCGGCGTCGCGGGGAACGTGATCCCGGATCACTGTGAGATCGAGGTCAACTACCGGTACGCCCCGGATCGCGACCCGGTGGCGGCGGAGGCGCACCTGCGGGAGGTCTTCGCGGGATTCGAGCTGGCCGTGACCGACGCGGCGGCCGGCGCGGCCCCGGGGCTGGAGGCGCCTCCGGCGAAGGAGTTCCTGGCCGCGGTGGGCGCGGCACCGATCGGCAAGCTGGGCTGGACGGACGTGGCCCGGTTCGCGGCGATGGGGATCCCGGCGCTGAACTTCGGCCCGGGTGATCCCAACCTGGCCCACCACAAGGACGAGCACGTCGAGATCAGCAAGATCCGCGACGGCGCGGCAACCCTGCACCGCTGGCTGGCCCCGGCCTGA
- a CDS encoding S8 family serine peptidase: MQLWVVNVTPSIKTLDEEDPLHQGRRLAALGLVFALALSAPAPVSAATTVPAPPGGTGPQSTPGGPTVNRSTTVTLITGDRVTVTASGASVRPGAGREDVQFLVQRERGRLTVTPTDAVPLLRSGRVDRRLFDVTGLVEAGYDDAHRNSLPLLVAYGTTGTARRASAALPGTQVTRDLPVISGAALNSDKSSLGAVWAKVTTGPAEARLDAAGGVERIWLDGHRRVTLDHSVPQIGAPAAWAAGFTGAGVSVAVLDTGVDATHPDLAGKVAEARNFTEVADARDTVGHGTHVASTIAGTGAASGGKYRGVAPDATLLDGKVCEDTGCSESAILAGMQWAAVEKKAAVVNMSLSGWDTPELDPLEEAVQTLTAQTGTLFVLAAGNDGSDGSVGSPASADAGLAVGAVDRDDELAEFSSRGPRVGDDALKPDITAPGVDIVAARSANGVIGDPVGDRYVTLSGTSMATPHVAGSAALLAQQHPGWRADRLKATLMAAAKPHPDQTAYQQGAGRVDVAHAITQQLTSDPVSVSFGRTLWPHGDDAPITRTVTWRNDGPAPVTVDLSIEGAGPGGRALPAGLFVLGANQLTVPAGGTAATTVTTDTRLGDADGYWTGRIVARSGAAVAVTPLAVNREVESYTLTVEHLNRAGARTADHWTLLVGMDTYGSWDLVSSDGVATVRVPKGHYGLSGLVFEPGPEDEPRGMSLLMQPEVAVERDTRIVVDARRAKPVRTTVPDRTAVPQLIDLSGNFTADDGSGYGIGLWADTFTGLTSGQIGKPVSADKFVATLSSQWTPAQTANSPYLYALAEAIPGRMPTGLVRDYARRDLATVVHQFRGGYPGMTAERIVIPELEYNVGYSALILPTVVPSQRVEYYNTKGVKWESEVYFGTVDEEGWLNPKAALFSVPTAYRAGRTVQEIWNQAPYGPSFPKPRWPHQSVSRVGDTIVVDVPMFSDAAGHPGGSLSDSEHTKLWRNGKLVGESEYAGYGEFAVPPGAADYRLVTSSKRSFTDLSTDVESSWTFRSRHVAGETPARLPLSAVRFAPPLRVDNSAPAGQGFIVPVRVQRQPGAPTARVEKLTVDVSYDGGKTWSKAKLVRTSADGWSALLRHPAGPGYVSLRATARDTAGNTVTQRIIQAYRLR; the protein is encoded by the coding sequence ATGCAATTGTGGGTTGTCAATGTGACTCCATCCATCAAGACGCTTGACGAGGAGGATCCGTTGCACCAGGGAAGAAGATTGGCCGCTCTCGGCCTCGTGTTCGCGCTGGCGCTCTCCGCGCCGGCTCCCGTCTCAGCCGCAACCACAGTGCCCGCACCACCCGGCGGCACCGGCCCACAGTCCACTCCGGGTGGACCCACCGTCAACCGTTCGACCACCGTCACGCTGATCACCGGTGACCGGGTCACCGTCACCGCGTCCGGCGCCTCGGTCCGGCCCGGCGCCGGCCGCGAGGACGTGCAGTTCCTGGTCCAGCGTGAGCGTGGACGCCTCACCGTGACGCCGACGGACGCGGTGCCGTTGCTGCGCTCCGGCCGGGTGGACCGGCGACTCTTCGACGTCACCGGGCTGGTCGAGGCGGGCTACGACGACGCCCACCGCAACAGCCTGCCGCTGCTGGTGGCGTACGGCACGACGGGGACCGCCCGGCGTGCCTCGGCCGCACTGCCCGGCACGCAGGTGACCCGCGACCTGCCGGTGATTAGCGGTGCCGCCCTGAACAGCGACAAGTCCTCCCTCGGCGCGGTGTGGGCGAAGGTCACCACCGGTCCGGCTGAGGCTCGGCTCGACGCGGCGGGGGGCGTCGAGCGGATCTGGCTGGACGGCCATCGACGGGTGACCCTCGACCACAGCGTGCCGCAGATCGGCGCGCCCGCAGCCTGGGCTGCCGGGTTCACCGGCGCGGGAGTGTCCGTCGCGGTGCTGGACACCGGCGTCGACGCGACCCACCCGGACCTGGCCGGCAAGGTGGCCGAGGCGCGCAACTTCACCGAGGTCGCCGACGCTCGGGACACGGTCGGCCACGGCACCCACGTGGCCTCGACCATCGCGGGCACCGGCGCGGCCTCCGGCGGCAAGTACCGGGGCGTGGCGCCGGACGCGACGCTGCTCGACGGCAAGGTCTGTGAGGACACCGGCTGCTCCGAGTCGGCGATCCTCGCCGGCATGCAGTGGGCCGCTGTGGAGAAGAAGGCCGCCGTGGTCAACATGAGCCTCAGCGGCTGGGACACCCCGGAGCTGGACCCGCTGGAGGAGGCGGTGCAGACCCTGACGGCGCAGACCGGCACGCTGTTCGTCCTCGCCGCCGGCAACGACGGCTCGGACGGCTCGGTCGGCTCCCCGGCCAGCGCCGACGCCGGGCTCGCTGTGGGTGCCGTGGACCGCGACGACGAACTGGCCGAATTCTCCAGCCGGGGACCGCGAGTCGGCGACGACGCGCTGAAGCCGGACATCACCGCGCCGGGCGTCGACATCGTCGCCGCGCGGTCCGCCAACGGCGTCATCGGCGATCCGGTGGGGGACCGCTACGTCACCCTCTCCGGCACCTCGATGGCCACCCCGCACGTGGCCGGTTCGGCCGCGCTGCTGGCTCAGCAGCACCCGGGATGGCGGGCCGACCGGCTCAAGGCCACCCTGATGGCCGCCGCCAAGCCACACCCGGACCAGACCGCCTACCAGCAAGGGGCCGGGCGGGTCGACGTCGCACACGCGATCACCCAGCAGCTTACCTCCGACCCGGTCAGCGTCTCGTTCGGACGTACGCTCTGGCCGCACGGTGACGACGCCCCGATCACCCGTACGGTGACCTGGCGCAACGACGGTCCGGCCCCGGTCACCGTGGACCTGAGCATCGAGGGCGCCGGCCCCGGCGGTCGGGCGCTACCGGCCGGCCTGTTCGTCCTGGGCGCCAACCAACTCACAGTGCCGGCGGGCGGCACGGCCGCCACGACCGTCACCACTGACACCCGGCTCGGCGACGCCGACGGTTACTGGACCGGCCGGATCGTGGCCCGTTCCGGTGCCGCGGTCGCGGTCACTCCGCTGGCCGTGAACCGGGAGGTGGAGAGCTACACGCTCACCGTTGAGCACCTCAACCGGGCTGGTGCGCGTACGGCGGACCACTGGACGCTCCTGGTCGGAATGGACACCTACGGCTCCTGGGACCTCGTCAGTTCCGACGGGGTGGCCACCGTGCGGGTGCCCAAGGGGCACTACGGCCTGAGTGGCCTCGTCTTCGAGCCCGGACCGGAGGACGAGCCGCGCGGGATGTCCCTGTTGATGCAGCCCGAAGTGGCCGTCGAGCGGGACACCCGGATCGTCGTGGACGCCCGCCGGGCCAAGCCGGTGCGGACGACAGTCCCGGACCGGACCGCCGTCCCGCAACTGATCGACCTCAGCGGCAACTTCACCGCCGACGACGGCAGTGGCTACGGCATCGGGCTCTGGGCGGACACGTTCACCGGCCTGACCAGCGGTCAGATCGGCAAGCCGGTCTCCGCCGACAAGTTCGTCGCCACCCTCAGCAGCCAGTGGACCCCGGCGCAAACGGCCAACAGCCCCTACCTGTACGCGCTGGCCGAAGCGATCCCCGGCCGGATGCCCACCGGGCTCGTCCGCGACTATGCCCGACGGGACCTGGCCACCGTCGTGCACCAGTTCCGGGGTGGCTACCCGGGCATGACGGCCGAGCGGATCGTGATCCCCGAGCTGGAGTACAACGTCGGCTATTCCGCGCTGATCCTGCCCACCGTCGTGCCCAGCCAGCGGGTCGAGTACTACAACACCAAGGGCGTGAAGTGGGAATCCGAGGTCTACTTCGGAACGGTGGACGAGGAAGGGTGGTTGAACCCGAAGGCGGCGCTCTTCTCCGTCCCCACCGCCTACCGGGCCGGGCGGACGGTGCAGGAGATCTGGAACCAGGCCCCGTACGGACCGTCCTTCCCGAAGCCGCGCTGGCCGCACCAGAGCGTCAGCCGGGTCGGCGACACCATCGTGGTGGACGTGCCGATGTTCAGCGACGCGGCCGGGCACCCGGGCGGCTCGCTGAGCGACAGTGAGCACACCAAGCTCTGGCGCAACGGCAAGCTGGTCGGCGAGAGCGAGTACGCCGGCTACGGCGAGTTCGCAGTACCACCGGGTGCGGCGGACTACCGGCTCGTCACGTCGTCGAAGCGAAGCTTCACCGATCTGAGCACCGATGTGGAGTCCAGCTGGACCTTCCGGTCGCGGCACGTCGCCGGTGAGACGCCGGCCCGACTGCCCCTGTCGGCGGTGCGCTTCGCGCCGCCGCTGCGGGTGGACAACAGCGCTCCGGCCGGGCAGGGCTTCATCGTTCCGGTCCGGGTGCAACGGCAGCCGGGTGCGCCGACCGCCCGGGTGGAAAAGCTCACCGTCGACGTCTCGTACGACGGCGGGAAGACCTGGAGCAAGGCGAAGCTGGTGCGCACCTCTGCCGACGGCTGGTCGGCACTGTTGCGCCATCCGGCCGGCCCCGGCTACGTGTCGCTGCGGGCCACCGCTCGGGACACCGCCGGCAACACGGTGACCCAACGGATCATCCAGGCGTACCGGTTGCGCTGA
- a CDS encoding ATP-dependent helicase yields MQAYRLVRRPGGLPLGDGATPDSASGPANGGLSGGGVGAPGGPDGVAGPELAVVDGGWRADPVQAEVVGHTDGPMLVLGGPGTGKTSTLVEAVAARVAEGVDPERILVLTFGRRGATALRQRIEARVAQDGHRVLREPLVRTFPAYAFGLLRRAAAERGEPSPRLLTGPEQDLIIRELLDVVGEEPEDDPVGWPTDLRPALRTRAFAGQLRDLLMRAAERGVGPVDLARLGEKLGRADWPAAARFLREYVAVLALRDVSNRGSIAYDPAELVRAATGLLRDDEELLAAERRRLAHVYLDELADTDPAQLELLSVIAGGGKSLVAFADPDSSTYAFRGADPAGVATFPHRFRTASGAPAAQVLLTTSYRAGPGLLAAIARLGRRLRGPAAHRRLHPLPDAPPAVVEVHTFRSATSEAAWLAHALRSAHLLDGVPWSRMAVLVRSTALQLPTLRRALHAAGVPTVVHGEDLPLHLQPAVAPLLLLLRCALEPARLDEEAAVALLHSPLGGADPLAERRLRQGLRALALAGGDRRPSGELIVEALQDPEELAGIERRWAEPAQAVAGLLAIAREAAARPGATAEDVLWAVWHASGLADRWAGAINQGRPEAGEGDLARRRRAEAADRDLDAVLVLFDAAARFTDRLPGARTEVFLDHVLAQDLPADTIAPTADRGAAVRLLTAHAAKGLEWDLVAVAGVQEGIWPDLRLRGSLLGSERLVDVLAGRSVDGATAANVVGQTSALLDEERRLFHVAISRARHRLLVSAVASAAVGGDDHEEQPSRFLHELGPSTPPSLPPPPTPPGPPPTPTLPTLPGPPHTPPTAPTPPPGPRTERSPGASGGGAAAGETADEEPDRPGALPVTRPPRALTLPALVAELRTAITDPAAPATRRRAAAAELARLASAGVPGAHPDDWWGLRVLSDDRPLVDDGEPVRVTPSAMESALRCSLRWLLERHGGSGPTSTAQGVGNLVHAAAMLAEDASADRGALLDYVAARFDAIELAARWMAGPERERAEAMVDKLLRWLATNPRRLLAIEHEFAVRLDDPNRPVDLTGRVDRLEVDEAGRLVVIDLKTGKSTAVTGTDLAEHPQLGAYQAAVEAGAFAEFGDESGGAALVQLGTSAKDAREQNQPAASEGPAAGWATALVRRTADTMAAATFAAVANSKCRVCPVRTSCPVSGQGRQVVEPPTVRRTREGEE; encoded by the coding sequence ATGCAGGCGTACCGGTTGGTGCGGCGGCCCGGAGGGCTGCCGCTGGGGGACGGGGCGACGCCTGACAGCGCTTCCGGGCCCGCCAACGGCGGCCTGTCCGGAGGCGGTGTCGGCGCGCCGGGTGGGCCCGATGGCGTGGCCGGGCCCGAGCTGGCCGTCGTCGACGGTGGCTGGCGGGCCGATCCGGTGCAGGCCGAGGTGGTGGGGCACACCGACGGGCCGATGCTCGTGCTCGGCGGCCCGGGCACCGGCAAGACCAGCACGCTTGTCGAGGCGGTCGCCGCCCGGGTGGCCGAGGGGGTCGACCCCGAACGGATCCTGGTGCTGACCTTCGGCCGGCGAGGCGCCACCGCGCTGCGGCAGCGCATCGAGGCCCGGGTCGCGCAGGACGGCCACCGGGTGCTGCGCGAGCCGCTGGTGCGCACCTTCCCGGCGTACGCCTTCGGGTTGCTCCGCCGCGCCGCCGCCGAGCGGGGCGAACCGTCGCCCCGGCTGCTCACCGGCCCCGAGCAGGATCTGATCATCCGCGAGCTGCTGGACGTGGTGGGCGAGGAGCCCGAGGACGACCCGGTCGGCTGGCCGACCGACCTGCGCCCCGCCCTCCGGACCCGGGCGTTCGCCGGTCAGCTGCGCGACCTGCTCATGCGCGCCGCCGAACGCGGCGTCGGCCCGGTCGACCTGGCCCGGCTGGGCGAGAAGCTCGGCCGCGCCGACTGGCCGGCCGCCGCCCGCTTCCTCCGGGAGTACGTCGCCGTGCTCGCGCTGCGCGACGTCAGCAACCGGGGCTCCATCGCGTACGACCCGGCGGAGCTGGTCCGGGCGGCCACCGGGCTGCTGCGCGACGACGAGGAGCTGCTGGCCGCCGAACGCCGTCGGCTCGCCCACGTCTACCTCGACGAGCTTGCCGACACCGACCCCGCCCAACTGGAGCTGCTGTCGGTCATCGCGGGCGGCGGCAAGTCGCTTGTCGCGTTCGCCGACCCGGATTCGTCCACGTACGCCTTCCGGGGTGCCGACCCGGCCGGGGTGGCGACGTTCCCGCACCGCTTCCGGACGGCTTCCGGGGCGCCGGCCGCACAGGTGTTGCTGACCACGTCGTACCGGGCCGGGCCGGGTCTGCTCGCGGCGATCGCCCGGCTGGGTCGCCGGCTGCGGGGTCCGGCCGCGCACCGTCGGCTGCACCCCCTGCCGGACGCGCCGCCCGCCGTGGTCGAGGTGCACACGTTCCGCTCGGCGACCAGCGAGGCCGCCTGGCTGGCCCACGCGCTACGCTCGGCCCACCTGCTCGACGGCGTGCCCTGGTCACGGATGGCGGTGCTGGTGCGGTCGACCGCGTTGCAGCTGCCCACCCTGCGACGGGCGCTGCACGCTGCCGGAGTACCGACCGTGGTGCACGGTGAGGATCTGCCCCTGCACCTGCAACCGGCTGTCGCGCCGCTGCTGCTCCTGCTGCGCTGCGCGCTGGAGCCGGCACGACTCGACGAGGAGGCGGCCGTCGCGCTGCTGCACTCGCCGCTGGGCGGGGCCGATCCGTTGGCCGAGCGGCGGCTGCGGCAGGGCCTGCGGGCGCTCGCGCTGGCTGGCGGTGACCGACGGCCCTCCGGGGAGCTGATCGTCGAGGCCTTGCAGGATCCGGAGGAGCTGGCCGGCATCGAGCGGCGCTGGGCGGAGCCGGCGCAGGCGGTGGCCGGTCTGCTGGCCATCGCACGCGAAGCCGCCGCCCGGCCGGGTGCGACCGCCGAGGACGTGCTCTGGGCCGTCTGGCACGCCAGTGGTCTCGCCGATCGGTGGGCCGGCGCGATCAACCAGGGGCGTCCGGAGGCCGGCGAGGGCGACCTGGCCCGGCGTCGGCGGGCCGAGGCGGCCGACCGCGACCTGGACGCCGTGCTGGTCCTCTTCGACGCGGCGGCACGGTTCACCGACCGGCTGCCCGGCGCTCGTACCGAGGTCTTCCTCGACCACGTGCTCGCCCAGGACCTGCCGGCCGACACCATCGCCCCGACCGCCGACCGGGGTGCGGCGGTACGCCTGCTTACCGCGCACGCGGCGAAGGGCCTGGAATGGGACCTGGTCGCGGTGGCCGGCGTGCAGGAGGGCATCTGGCCGGACCTGCGGTTGCGCGGCAGCCTGCTCGGCTCCGAGCGGCTGGTCGATGTGCTGGCCGGCCGGTCGGTCGACGGCGCGACCGCGGCGAACGTGGTGGGTCAGACCTCGGCGTTGCTGGACGAGGAGCGCCGGCTCTTCCACGTCGCGATCAGCCGAGCCCGGCACCGGCTGCTGGTCAGCGCCGTGGCGTCGGCCGCCGTCGGCGGTGACGATCACGAGGAACAGCCCAGCCGGTTCCTGCACGAGTTGGGCCCGAGCACCCCGCCGAGCTTGCCGCCGCCGCCGACTCCGCCGGGTCCGCCGCCAACGCCGACCCTGCCCACCCTGCCGGGCCCGCCGCACACTCCGCCGACAGCGCCGACCCCGCCGCCCGGTCCCCGCACCGAGCGGTCCCCGGGCGCCAGCGGGGGTGGCGCTGCGGCGGGCGAGACCGCAGACGAGGAGCCGGACCGCCCCGGGGCGCTGCCGGTGACCCGTCCACCCCGGGCGCTCACCCTGCCGGCGTTGGTCGCGGAACTGCGTACCGCCATCACCGACCCGGCCGCCCCGGCAACCCGGCGGCGCGCCGCGGCGGCCGAACTGGCCCGGCTCGCCTCCGCCGGGGTGCCCGGCGCGCACCCGGACGACTGGTGGGGGTTGCGGGTGCTCTCCGACGACCGGCCGCTCGTCGACGACGGTGAACCGGTGCGGGTCACCCCGTCGGCCATGGAGAGCGCGCTGCGGTGCAGCCTGCGCTGGTTGTTGGAACGGCACGGCGGCAGCGGGCCGACCAGCACCGCGCAGGGGGTGGGCAACCTGGTGCACGCCGCCGCGATGCTCGCCGAGGACGCCAGCGCCGACCGGGGGGCGCTGCTCGACTACGTGGCCGCCCGGTTCGACGCGATCGAGCTGGCGGCCCGGTGGATGGCCGGGCCGGAGCGGGAACGCGCCGAGGCGATGGTCGACAAGTTGCTGCGCTGGCTGGCCACCAACCCCCGTCGGTTGCTCGCCATCGAGCACGAGTTCGCCGTCCGCCTGGACGACCCGAACAGGCCCGTCGACCTGACCGGTCGGGTCGACCGGTTGGAGGTGGACGAGGCCGGACGGCTCGTGGTGATCGACCTGAAGACCGGTAAGTCCACAGCTGTCACCGGCACCGACCTGGCGGAGCACCCACAGCTCGGCGCGTACCAGGCGGCGGTGGAGGCGGGGGCGTTCGCCGAGTTCGGTGACGAGTCCGGGGGTGCCGCGCTGGTGCAGCTCGGCACCTCCGCCAAGGACGCCAGGGAGCAGAATCAGCCGGCGGCCAGCGAGGGGCCGGCGGCCGGTTGGGCGACGGCGCTGGTCCGAAGGACCGCCGATACGATGGCAGCCGCCACGTTCGCCGCGGTGGCCAACTCGAAGTGCCGGGTCTGCCCGGTGCGCACCAGCTGCCCGGTCTCCGGGCAGGGGCGCCAGGTAGTCGAGCCGCCCACCGTTCGACGCACCCGTGAGGGCGAGGAGTGA
- the dapD gene encoding 2,3,4,5-tetrahydropyridine-2,6-dicarboxylate N-succinyltransferase: MTSADSAWGIGLATVTADEQVLDTWYPTGKLGLGELPLVAGEDKADVLDLPPAALGDRPLPGLRTVQVVTVIGSLDDPIKDASDAYLRLHLLSHRLVRPNQVNLDGIFGKLANVAWTSAGPCPPERVDELRVIERAAGRHLAVYGVDKFPRMTDYVLPSGVRIADADRVRLGAHLAAGTTVMHEGFVNFNAGTVGTSMVEGRIVQGVLVGDGSDIGGGASIMGTLSGGGTDKISIGERSLVGANAGVGISLGDDCVVEAGCYITAASKITLPDGRVVKARELSGVDGLLFWRNSVTGGLEARPRTGRGIELNAALHAND, encoded by the coding sequence GTGACGTCCGCAGATTCCGCCTGGGGCATCGGCCTGGCTACGGTCACCGCCGACGAGCAGGTGCTCGATACCTGGTACCCGACCGGCAAGCTGGGCCTGGGCGAGCTGCCGCTGGTCGCCGGCGAGGACAAGGCGGACGTGCTCGACCTGCCGCCGGCCGCGCTGGGTGACCGGCCGTTGCCTGGTCTGCGTACCGTGCAGGTGGTCACCGTGATCGGCTCGCTGGACGACCCGATCAAGGACGCGTCCGACGCGTACCTCCGGTTGCACCTGCTCTCGCACCGCCTGGTCCGGCCCAACCAGGTCAACCTGGACGGCATCTTCGGCAAGCTAGCCAACGTGGCCTGGACGTCCGCCGGGCCGTGCCCCCCGGAGCGGGTGGACGAGCTGCGGGTGATCGAGCGGGCCGCCGGCCGGCACCTGGCGGTGTACGGGGTCGACAAGTTCCCCCGGATGACCGACTACGTGCTGCCCTCGGGCGTACGCATCGCCGATGCCGACCGGGTGCGCCTCGGCGCCCACCTGGCCGCCGGCACCACAGTGATGCACGAGGGCTTCGTGAACTTCAACGCCGGCACCGTCGGCACCTCGATGGTCGAGGGGCGGATCGTGCAGGGCGTGCTGGTCGGCGACGGCTCCGACATCGGCGGTGGGGCCTCCATCATGGGCACCCTCTCCGGCGGCGGCACCGACAAGATCAGCATCGGTGAGCGGAGCCTGGTCGGCGCGAACGCCGGCGTCGGGATCTCGCTCGGCGACGACTGTGTCGTCGAGGCCGGCTGCTACATCACCGCCGCGTCGAAGATCACTCTCCCCGACGGCCGGGTGGTCAAGGCCCGGGAGCTGTCCGGCGTCGACGGCCTGCTGTTCTGGCGCAACTCGGTCACCGGCGGGCTGGAGGCCCGGCCGCGCACCGGCCGGGGCATCGAGCTGAACGCCGCCCTGCACGCCAACGACTGA